A window of the Candidatus Manganitrophaceae bacterium genome harbors these coding sequences:
- the speE gene encoding polyamine aminopropyltransferase produces MTDQKNYKWFLDYLTPFEGHMHAIETVIFNKQTKFQQLEILETRSYGRCLVLDGKMQSSEQDEFIYHEALVHPAMLTHPNPEKVFIVGGGEGATLREILRHKSVQKVLMVDIDEEVVESCKRHLPQWHQGAFEDPRAELRFLDARKYLEETDETYDIIIIDISEPVEEGPAYLLYTKEFYHLVMERLSDNGIISLQAGTTSTSDLLCFSAVYQTLKAVFPVVSPYQATIPSFGLPWGFALASKRFDPQSFDKEEIDRRIAERINGELRSYDGETHLGQFMLQKQVRLTLERQERIIEDNQPLYIYS; encoded by the coding sequence ATGACCGACCAAAAGAACTACAAATGGTTCCTTGACTACCTGACCCCCTTCGAAGGACATATGCATGCGATTGAAACGGTCATCTTCAACAAACAAACAAAGTTCCAACAACTAGAAATCCTGGAAACCCGGAGTTATGGCCGTTGTCTCGTGCTGGACGGGAAGATGCAATCCAGTGAGCAGGACGAATTCATCTATCATGAGGCCCTGGTTCACCCGGCCATGCTGACTCATCCCAATCCTGAAAAGGTATTTATCGTCGGCGGGGGAGAAGGAGCAACCCTCCGGGAAATCCTGCGCCACAAGTCGGTCCAAAAAGTCCTCATGGTGGATATTGATGAGGAGGTTGTCGAATCCTGCAAGCGTCATCTCCCGCAATGGCATCAGGGCGCCTTTGAAGATCCCCGCGCAGAGCTTCGTTTTCTGGATGCCCGGAAATATCTGGAGGAGACCGATGAAACCTACGACATTATCATCATCGACATCTCCGAGCCGGTGGAAGAAGGCCCTGCATATCTCCTCTATACGAAAGAGTTTTACCATCTGGTCATGGAAAGGCTCAGCGACAATGGCATTATCTCACTGCAGGCGGGAACCACCTCCACCTCGGATCTCCTTTGTTTTTCAGCGGTCTATCAGACACTCAAGGCGGTATTCCCGGTTGTTTCTCCCTACCAGGCCACCATCCCCTCTTTCGGACTCCCTTGGGGTTTTGCACTCGCGTCGAAACGCTTCGATCCCCAATCCTTTGACAAGGAAGAAATCGACCGAAGGATTGCTGAGAGGATCAATGGCGAACTACGCTCCTATGACGGAGAAACCCACCTGGGACAATTCATGCTTCAAAAACAGGTCCGCCTTACCCTGGAAAGACAGGAACGGATTATCGAAGACAATCAGCCCTTGTACATCTACAGCTGA
- the speD gene encoding adenosylmethionine decarboxylase, giving the protein MQALGSHLLLELKDCNAKLLNNQKKLEEILVAAAKTAKATVIESRFHKFNPCGISGVVVIAESHLTIHSWPEYAYAAVDIFTCGETLKPSIAAEYLIRKLQSKNPSILEVKRGLLFADDRKLPHKPDKGAPAQYDRPKELQMVP; this is encoded by the coding sequence TTGCAGGCATTAGGATCGCATCTGCTCTTGGAGTTGAAGGACTGTAATGCCAAGCTCTTGAATAACCAGAAGAAACTCGAGGAAATTCTGGTAGCAGCAGCGAAAACAGCAAAAGCCACGGTCATAGAAAGCCGCTTCCATAAGTTCAACCCTTGTGGGATCAGCGGGGTTGTTGTTATCGCGGAATCCCATCTGACGATTCATTCTTGGCCGGAATATGCCTATGCCGCAGTTGATATTTTTACCTGCGGTGAAACCCTGAAACCCTCTATTGCGGCAGAGTATTTAATCCGCAAACTCCAATCAAAAAATCCGTCCATCCTTGAGGTCAAAAGGGGCCTGCTTTTTGCCGATGATCGGAAGTTGCCCCACAAGCCTGACAAAGGAGCGCCTGCCCAATATGACCGACCAAAAGAACTACAAATGGTTCCTTGA
- a CDS encoding SHOCT domain-containing protein encodes MNQSLYKIILGGLFALLVVTTIWAIRGSRKTAPRHRSGETPLPEGDPMLYLQELHARGEISKDEYEARKKRLAV; translated from the coding sequence TTGAACCAGAGCCTTTACAAAATAATTCTGGGCGGACTGTTCGCTCTGTTGGTTGTCACCACGATCTGGGCAATTCGCGGAAGCAGAAAGACGGCTCCACGGCACCGATCCGGGGAGACACCACTCCCTGAAGGCGACCCGATGCTCTATCTTCAAGAGTTGCATGCCAGAGGAGAGATCAGCAAAGACGAGTACGAGGCACGCAAGAAACGCCTTGCCGTTTAA
- a CDS encoding c-type cytochrome, translated as MVPSLLMATSLVFFGMSLAFAVPSARALESESKINPTIGKHLYRHYCAVCHGNSGKGNGINADHLGDVHPTDLTTPEFDKYDDGEIYEVIDGGGAAVDISYYMPPWGGVFTENQMHSLVAYIRTLSEEKGRGEVKPIRLPDLGKKGKGECAVCHAKETNLLTPIAPNIGHEGSKLKPEWLTEFLKKPDRIRPIGFMPLTKAKMPNFFFSDEELAAVVAYMMTLKDEGISPNVLRGWDSSEPAEIEEGEFLYTDEYACDGCHKKTSDGEGGVVGPVLSDAMKRIQPEWLFYWIKHPQAIRPDTPMPNFRMPDKEVRAILAYLYSFSDESPRTATVAGRTPASAELLAKGKKIVASKNCKGCHRIDSFNSALLREDRNPNPSSADPE; from the coding sequence ATGGTGCCATCCTTGTTGATGGCCACTTCTCTTGTTTTTTTCGGGATGTCTTTGGCATTTGCTGTGCCTTCAGCCAGAGCACTCGAGTCTGAATCAAAAATTAATCCAACCATAGGGAAGCACCTCTATCGCCACTACTGTGCTGTATGCCATGGAAATTCCGGGAAAGGAAATGGCATCAATGCAGACCACTTGGGTGATGTTCATCCGACCGATCTAACCACGCCGGAGTTCGATAAATATGATGATGGGGAGATTTATGAGGTGATTGACGGGGGCGGTGCTGCCGTGGATATCTCCTACTACATGCCCCCCTGGGGAGGTGTATTTACGGAGAATCAGATGCACAGTCTGGTTGCGTATATACGAACTTTATCGGAAGAGAAGGGGAGAGGGGAGGTCAAGCCCATCCGTCTTCCTGATCTTGGGAAAAAGGGCAAGGGAGAGTGTGCTGTATGCCATGCGAAAGAGACCAATCTGCTCACTCCGATTGCCCCGAACATTGGTCACGAGGGAAGTAAGTTGAAGCCAGAGTGGTTGACCGAATTCCTTAAAAAACCGGACCGGATTCGTCCAATTGGTTTTATGCCTCTCACAAAGGCAAAGATGCCGAACTTTTTCTTCTCGGACGAGGAGCTTGCAGCTGTTGTCGCGTACATGATGACGCTGAAAGATGAAGGCATTTCGCCGAATGTCTTGCGCGGGTGGGATTCGTCCGAACCGGCAGAGATAGAAGAGGGAGAGTTCCTCTATACAGATGAGTATGCCTGCGATGGCTGCCATAAAAAGACCTCTGACGGTGAGGGAGGCGTGGTCGGCCCGGTCTTGTCTGATGCGATGAAGCGGATACAGCCTGAATGGTTGTTCTATTGGATTAAGCATCCTCAGGCCATCCGCCCGGATACCCCGATGCCGAATTTTCGTATGCCGGACAAGGAGGTTCGCGCGATTTTGGCGTATCTCTATAGTTTCAGTGACGAATCCCCCAGGACGGCAACCGTTGCTGGCAGGACTCCGGCAAGTGCGGAATTGCTTGCAAAAGGGAAAAAGATTGTCGCATCAAAAAACTGTAAAGGATGTCACAGGATCGATTCATTTAATAGTGCGCTGTTGAGGGAAGATCGTAACCCGAACCCCTCTTCTGCCGACCCGGAATAA
- a CDS encoding TonB-dependent receptor, with product MRVVFMSIACLALAANASGQSEISKELESVVVLEPVVVTGTFIPSGRTQSTLSVTVLTAEQIAAQQADSVISLLRAVPGLHIDQAEGRGSVSSVYMRGGDPNYTLVLIDGVKVNDPTNSRGGSFDFSTLNVDSIERIEIVRGPLSSVYGSDAMAGVINIIIHRGGSGPLNSFTVSGGRFGSYRTLLEMRGRSNRVDYSLSGSTLDAGDPVEGSGFSSKTFHVNFALLLSDDTDLRSVFRYADSHLEAFPDDSGGPVFSEFRDADTRDVRELTAGTEFSTAPLSRWEATLRVGYYDRQEEIDSPGVADGEVRDGIPPNISDNQYRRYDVSLQNQFLVAEGLRFSVGIEAESEAGSSQGSLSFGPVTVPTSFDLERDLWGLTAEAQHRFSEGLLLQTGVRLDFPEAFNSELSPRFEFSSNLPSTNTRLHASWGEGFKLPSFFALGHPIVGASATGENLVPEKSRGLEVEVIQTLREETVDSSVTYFSNQFKNAIDFEEEPVPKLVNRSEITTEGLEGAIRFKAGRSLELSSHLTYLKTDIKGVEETLRNRPKWRGGITVRWRPASSLVVNADALHVGKVPDSYIPKGDRDLEEYTRINLAMTWTASPTWNIFLAIDNLLDTDYEEAIGFPAPGIYPRVGLRARL from the coding sequence ATGAGGGTGGTGTTTATGTCGATCGCCTGCCTTGCCCTGGCCGCGAATGCTTCCGGACAATCTGAGATCTCAAAAGAGTTAGAATCTGTTGTTGTGCTTGAGCCGGTCGTGGTTACCGGAACCTTCATCCCAAGCGGTCGGACACAAAGTACCCTCAGTGTGACGGTATTGACAGCGGAACAGATTGCCGCACAGCAGGCAGACAGCGTCATCTCGCTCTTACGGGCTGTGCCGGGTCTTCATATCGATCAGGCGGAGGGACGCGGGAGCGTAAGCTCGGTCTATATGCGGGGCGGCGATCCAAACTATACCCTTGTTCTCATCGACGGGGTCAAGGTCAACGACCCGACCAATAGCCGTGGCGGTTCTTTTGATTTTTCAACGCTCAATGTGGACAGTATCGAACGGATCGAAATCGTCCGGGGTCCGCTCTCTTCGGTGTACGGATCTGATGCCATGGCGGGTGTGATCAATATTATTATACATCGCGGCGGTTCTGGGCCGCTCAATAGCTTTACAGTCTCCGGGGGGCGCTTTGGTTCCTATCGCACCCTGCTTGAGATGCGGGGAAGGTCGAACCGGGTTGATTATTCCCTGAGCGGCTCCACGCTTGATGCCGGTGATCCTGTGGAAGGAAGCGGTTTTTCAAGCAAGACCTTCCATGTTAATTTTGCCCTACTTCTCTCCGACGACACTGATCTGCGCTCGGTGTTTCGCTACGCTGACAGCCATCTTGAGGCCTTCCCTGACGATAGTGGCGGGCCAGTCTTCTCCGAGTTTCGCGATGCTGATACGCGTGATGTCCGGGAATTGACAGCCGGGACCGAATTTTCCACTGCGCCGCTCTCAAGATGGGAGGCCACCCTGCGTGTCGGGTATTATGATCGACAAGAAGAGATCGACTCTCCAGGGGTCGCTGACGGAGAAGTACGGGACGGTATCCCTCCGAATATCTCTGACAATCAATACCGCCGTTATGATGTGAGCCTGCAGAACCAATTCCTGGTGGCTGAAGGGTTACGTTTCAGCGTGGGAATAGAAGCAGAATCAGAGGCCGGTTCCAGTCAGGGGAGCCTGTCCTTTGGACCCGTGACGGTCCCAACGAGTTTTGATCTTGAACGTGATCTCTGGGGCCTCACTGCTGAAGCCCAGCACCGATTTTCAGAAGGGCTATTACTGCAAACCGGGGTAAGGCTGGATTTTCCGGAAGCTTTCAACTCAGAGCTGAGTCCACGCTTCGAGTTCTCTTCCAATCTTCCATCTACGAACACACGACTCCATGCAAGCTGGGGAGAAGGATTTAAATTGCCCAGTTTCTTTGCCTTGGGTCACCCTATTGTTGGAGCAAGCGCAACAGGTGAAAATCTGGTTCCGGAAAAGAGTCGTGGCCTGGAAGTCGAAGTCATTCAAACGCTGCGGGAAGAGACGGTTGATTCTAGTGTGACCTACTTCTCCAACCAATTCAAAAATGCAATTGATTTCGAGGAAGAACCCGTGCCAAAACTGGTTAACCGCTCAGAGATCACGACAGAAGGCCTCGAAGGGGCCATTCGCTTCAAGGCGGGACGAAGCCTTGAGCTTTCATCCCATTTGACCTATCTCAAGACAGACATCAAGGGTGTTGAGGAGACGCTCCGGAACCGCCCAAAGTGGCGGGGAGGCATCACAGTTCGGTGGCGTCCAGCATCATCCCTTGTTGTGAATGCGGATGCACTTCATGTGGGCAAGGTGCCGGATTCGTATATTCCAAAAGGAGATCGAGATTTAGAGGAATATACCCGGATCAATCTTGCGATGACCTGGACAGCGAGCCCCACCTGGAACATTTTTCTGGCGATAGACAATCTACTGGATACGGACTATGAAGAGGCCATCGGGTTCCCGGCACCGGGAATATACCCGCGCGTTGGTCTGCGGGCGAGATTATGA
- a CDS encoding cytochrome c, whose translation MMARKTLVLFVAVLVVGLILDQGSAFAKKDDDDKPLKPVPKAYASKKMPSGWWTDAKIIAEGKKIFETHRIEYIYKRKKKVAKDGCATCHAINKKKDRPKKRGARDFRVGKRMNRFSESYWFWRIAEGVKKTAMPAWKKELTDEEIWKTVAYEHTWSHGNKPAVHDHKEIEHTFEK comes from the coding sequence ATGATGGCGAGGAAGACTCTTGTTCTGTTTGTTGCTGTGTTAGTGGTTGGTTTGATCTTGGATCAAGGATCAGCTTTTGCCAAAAAAGACGATGACGATAAGCCCTTAAAGCCGGTCCCGAAGGCCTATGCAAGCAAGAAGATGCCAAGCGGTTGGTGGACGGATGCAAAGATTATTGCTGAGGGAAAAAAGATTTTTGAGACGCACCGAATAGAGTATATCTATAAGAGAAAGAAGAAGGTCGCGAAAGACGGTTGTGCGACATGTCATGCCATTAACAAGAAGAAAGATCGCCCGAAAAAAAGGGGTGCACGCGATTTTCGCGTTGGAAAGAGGATGAACCGCTTTTCTGAGTCCTATTGGTTCTGGAGGATAGCTGAGGGTGTCAAGAAGACAGCGATGCCGGCATGGAAAAAAGAGCTTACTGATGAGGAAATCTGGAAGACCGTCGCCTACGAACACACCTGGTCGCACGGAAATAAGCCGGCTGTTCATGACCATAAAGAGATTGAGCATACGTTTGAGAAGTAA
- a CDS encoding glycosyltransferase: MLNLYKLLKFFIFYSFSAILSVFIANSPPAQVVSLSVDEISRFFEVKTNLPILAEVQMNPFIGSMADYTLSIIFMILVLILPRIRMLRFSAKWATGALGIILGFRYFYWRGTYTLNTETRTGLGISLLLLLAEAYGFLATVLFYIQVAKPTNRVPIMKAESDLPSVDIFITIYNESLEILYPTLVGCMSMDYPSDKINVYVLDDGQSKEVQSLAERLGCNYVTRASNKNAKAGNLNHGLSQSSGEYVVVLDCDHIPVRTFVKETIGFFDDEKVAFVQTPHYFYNPDTFQRNLRLEREIVNEQDLFFYVIQPGRDTYNSSFFAGTGGVFRRSALDEIEGFQSLTMTEDLHTSMVLHSKGYRSVYLNKILAAGLSPESYRDYLKQRQRWTRGGIQVSLMDNPLWKRGLTLMQRINYFASIFFFLHGFSRIMYLIAPLSLLLLGIPPLIAPLPMLLSYFFPYYVASMMTSNVISKNFRNPFWGDIYETVMCFFISWTSIETIFSAKKSVFNVTPKGLRVEKPQLDWSYVMPHIFLSFLLTVGLVVGVFQLWFHSLNTNVTLWSLVWTAYNIMIVGSAIVVARGSLQKRRVPRLPRRISCELMYSTRTFKGTTSDLSETGLSMIVDRPVSLPEQVVVHLRSDFGELTKITGKTVRNDLLSSGVSKICVGFVNVSETQHQSLIRQMFSSPSSWEEVHQSTSNTWRSFRHLAASTFIPLLKQQIIHRFSSRIRERMVCKLVVEEQVFEGVMEDISTTGLSVHLATDETLSTEVIVQIYKGGKLVFSILGEIVRSKKTKETEILYGIRFLESKDLDFLPIK, translated from the coding sequence ATGTTGAATCTATATAAGTTACTCAAATTCTTTATTTTTTATTCTTTTTCGGCTATTCTTTCTGTGTTTATAGCCAACTCTCCTCCTGCACAAGTAGTAAGCCTGTCCGTGGATGAGATTTCTCGGTTTTTTGAAGTAAAAACCAATCTTCCCATCCTTGCAGAAGTCCAGATGAATCCTTTCATCGGATCGATGGCCGATTACACCCTATCAATAATATTTATGATACTTGTTCTTATTTTACCGAGAATACGAATGCTCCGATTCAGTGCGAAATGGGCAACCGGGGCACTCGGTATTATTTTGGGGTTTCGGTATTTCTATTGGAGAGGGACTTACACGCTTAATACTGAAACCCGAACGGGGTTAGGGATAAGTCTTCTCCTATTGTTGGCTGAGGCTTACGGTTTTCTGGCAACCGTTCTTTTTTATATTCAAGTCGCTAAACCGACAAATCGCGTCCCTATTATGAAAGCGGAGTCTGACCTTCCCTCGGTGGACATCTTTATCACTATTTATAATGAATCTCTAGAGATCTTGTATCCGACCCTGGTTGGTTGTATGTCCATGGACTACCCTTCCGACAAAATAAACGTGTATGTCCTTGATGATGGTCAGAGTAAAGAAGTTCAATCTCTTGCAGAGCGCTTAGGATGCAACTACGTAACCCGTGCATCTAATAAAAATGCCAAGGCTGGAAATCTTAATCATGGTTTAAGCCAATCTTCCGGAGAGTACGTGGTGGTTCTGGATTGTGACCACATTCCCGTGAGGACATTCGTCAAAGAAACGATCGGTTTTTTCGACGACGAGAAGGTTGCGTTCGTTCAGACACCTCATTACTTTTATAATCCGGACACTTTTCAGCGGAATCTCAGGCTGGAACGTGAAATTGTAAACGAACAAGATCTCTTTTTTTATGTGATACAGCCTGGTCGGGATACTTATAATTCAAGTTTCTTCGCCGGAACCGGGGGTGTCTTTCGCCGATCGGCGCTTGATGAGATCGAAGGTTTCCAATCGTTGACCATGACGGAAGATCTTCATACTAGCATGGTTCTTCATTCGAAAGGCTACCGGTCTGTCTATCTGAACAAGATCCTAGCCGCCGGATTGTCACCCGAGAGCTATCGAGACTATCTTAAGCAACGACAGCGATGGACCCGCGGGGGTATTCAGGTATCTCTTATGGACAACCCCCTCTGGAAACGGGGACTGACCCTTATGCAGCGGATCAATTATTTTGCTTCAATCTTCTTTTTTCTCCACGGGTTTTCCAGGATAATGTATTTGATTGCACCTCTTTCTCTTCTTTTGTTGGGCATTCCACCTTTGATTGCCCCTTTGCCGATGCTGCTGAGCTATTTTTTCCCTTACTACGTGGCATCGATGATGACTTCCAATGTAATAAGTAAGAACTTCCGTAACCCCTTTTGGGGGGATATTTACGAGACTGTGATGTGTTTTTTCATTAGTTGGACCTCGATTGAAACAATATTCAGCGCTAAGAAGAGTGTTTTTAATGTTACCCCAAAAGGGTTACGGGTCGAGAAACCCCAGTTAGACTGGTCTTATGTCATGCCTCATATTTTCCTGTCGTTTCTCCTAACGGTTGGTCTTGTAGTGGGGGTATTTCAACTTTGGTTTCACAGTCTCAATACTAATGTGACTCTATGGAGCCTCGTCTGGACGGCCTATAATATTATGATTGTTGGGTCTGCTATTGTTGTTGCACGAGGATCTCTACAGAAACGCCGAGTGCCTCGGCTTCCCAGGCGGATATCCTGCGAATTGATGTATTCCACCAGGACATTCAAAGGAACAACATCTGATTTGAGCGAGACCGGTCTCTCCATGATCGTTGACCGGCCCGTTTCACTCCCCGAACAGGTCGTGGTCCATTTGAGGAGCGATTTCGGAGAATTGACTAAGATTACAGGGAAGACGGTTCGTAACGACCTTTTGTCTTCGGGGGTCTCCAAAATTTGTGTTGGTTTTGTGAACGTTTCTGAAACGCAACATCAAAGTCTGATCCGGCAGATGTTTAGTTCCCCGTCGAGTTGGGAAGAGGTTCATCAATCAACTTCGAATACCTGGCGCTCTTTTCGGCACTTGGCTGCCTCGACGTTTATTCCCTTACTAAAACAACAAATCATTCATCGTTTTTCTTCCCGTATCCGGGAGAGGATGGTTTGTAAATTGGTTGTAGAAGAGCAGGTATTTGAGGGTGTTATGGAGGATATCAGCACGACTGGCCTTTCTGTGCATTTGGCAACGGATGAAACTTTATCGACAGAGGTAATCGTACAAATATATAAAGGTGGTAAGTTGGTATTTAGTATCCTGGGTGAGATTGTTCGATCAAAGAAGACTAAAGAGACTGAGATTCTCTACGGTATTCGCTTCCTGGAAAGTAAAGATCTCGACTTTTTGCCAATAAAATAA
- the bcsG gene encoding cellulose biosynthesis protein BcsG, with protein sequence MGLWSFYFITKGYLYFRGFIRISFIWNLTLAIFLMIRVQKEKKYYRPLSIGKNSLAVVFGVLLLWHDSWLPTFKESFLFLMDERLPSKEYIFQFLSGFFNLWEIMIIASILSMCFLVRQRVQLTPVVFVFLLIVPVLEFGQPKDELDRYIDTFSRSESSRVVRFERSKGGQPDFDIVILHICSLGWDDLKVVGLEEHSFLEKFDYLFTSFNTVTTYSTPSAIRLLRGNCGQLQHGNLYYNDVPAECYLFDVFRGLGYQTYFTLNHDGLYRGVAANVKSYGHLDEPITSTDLPIQAYNFDSSPLFSDYTVLEKWWKMRQESGSDRAAVYYNGVSLHDGAHWIGEKEWWKRDRVENYKENVEKLFIDLTRFFNLLARSGRNVVVVFIPEHGLGLKGDSLQASGLRDLPLPRITNVPVGIKLIGRSFQDTSVRQEIISKPTSYLSISFLLASFLEQGFFRPGSSVSREVVFSLPETDLVTENERGKLVKKGDDYFLYGKEKKWVKLPGIAISDR encoded by the coding sequence ATGGGTCTTTGGTCATTCTACTTTATAACAAAAGGGTACTTGTATTTTAGGGGGTTTATCCGGATAAGTTTCATCTGGAATCTTACTTTAGCGATATTTCTGATGATACGTGTACAGAAGGAGAAGAAGTATTATAGACCTCTAAGCATTGGAAAGAATTCCCTTGCTGTTGTTTTCGGTGTGCTGCTTTTGTGGCATGATTCATGGCTCCCGACGTTCAAGGAGTCATTCCTCTTCCTTATGGATGAGCGGTTGCCGTCCAAGGAATACATATTTCAATTTCTTTCGGGGTTCTTCAATCTATGGGAAATCATGATCATCGCCTCTATCTTGAGCATGTGTTTTTTGGTGCGGCAGCGTGTACAGTTAACTCCGGTAGTTTTTGTCTTTCTCTTAATTGTTCCGGTACTTGAATTCGGACAACCAAAAGATGAACTGGACCGGTATATCGACACATTTTCCCGGTCAGAATCGTCGAGGGTCGTCCGTTTTGAAAGATCGAAAGGAGGGCAACCCGATTTTGATATCGTCATTCTACATATATGTTCTTTGGGTTGGGATGATTTAAAGGTGGTTGGACTGGAAGAGCACTCTTTCCTGGAGAAATTTGATTACCTTTTTACGAGCTTTAACACGGTGACCACATACAGTACTCCTTCCGCGATCCGACTCTTGCGGGGGAATTGCGGGCAGCTTCAGCATGGCAACCTTTATTATAATGATGTTCCGGCGGAGTGTTACCTATTTGACGTCTTCCGTGGGTTGGGATATCAGACATATTTTACTCTCAACCACGACGGATTATACCGCGGAGTTGCTGCCAATGTAAAATCCTATGGACACCTTGATGAGCCGATCACGTCAACTGATCTTCCCATTCAAGCATACAATTTTGACTCCTCTCCTCTCTTCAGTGATTATACAGTGTTGGAGAAGTGGTGGAAAATGAGGCAGGAGTCGGGCTCAGATCGTGCTGCAGTCTACTATAATGGCGTTAGTTTGCATGACGGTGCTCATTGGATTGGAGAGAAGGAATGGTGGAAGCGAGATCGCGTGGAAAATTATAAAGAGAATGTCGAAAAGCTCTTTATTGATTTAACGCGGTTCTTCAATTTACTCGCAAGATCAGGCCGAAATGTTGTGGTGGTATTTATCCCGGAGCATGGACTCGGGCTAAAAGGCGATTCTCTCCAAGCATCAGGTCTACGGGATCTTCCATTGCCTCGCATAACCAATGTTCCAGTGGGGATTAAACTGATTGGACGCAGTTTTCAGGATACATCAGTTCGTCAGGAAATCATATCGAAACCGACGAGCTATTTATCGATTTCTTTTCTTCTTGCTTCTTTTTTAGAGCAAGGGTTCTTTCGGCCAGGATCGTCGGTATCAAGGGAGGTCGTCTTTAGCTTGCCGGAGACCGATCTTGTCACTGAAAACGAGCGGGGAAAACTTGTGAAAAAAGGTGATGACTACTTCCTCTACGGGAAAGAAAAAAAATGGGTAAAGCTTCCAGGAATTGCAATTTCCGACAGATAG
- a CDS encoding N-acetyltransferase, which yields MSWRPPPLTTERLYLAAPDDVAQPLFSLDDGSAQEQALPGLPSNWRIFIRESGEPIGSIGFIRWEGEARLGELGFILMSKYTGRGYMTEACKAVLSFGLHQMGLETIEAVSLPKNAASLRVLEKSGMEKKDCVRARLWSKGPLVDLERFVLRKPGICRREDRQENATGTSD from the coding sequence ATGTCGTGGAGACCGCCTCCGTTGACCACAGAACGACTCTATCTTGCCGCGCCGGATGATGTGGCTCAGCCCCTGTTTTCTTTAGACGACGGGTCTGCCCAGGAACAGGCCCTTCCGGGTCTTCCGAGTAATTGGAGAATATTTATAAGGGAGTCGGGTGAGCCGATTGGGTCGATCGGTTTTATTCGCTGGGAGGGGGAGGCGCGACTGGGTGAACTTGGATTTATTCTGATGAGCAAATACACGGGCCGGGGTTATATGACGGAGGCCTGCAAGGCGGTCCTGAGCTTTGGTCTTCATCAGATGGGTCTCGAAACCATCGAGGCGGTGTCCCTGCCAAAAAATGCGGCTTCCCTCCGGGTTCTGGAAAAGTCCGGAATGGAGAAGAAGGATTGTGTCCGGGCACGTCTTTGGTCGAAAGGCCCCTTGGTCGATCTGGAGCGCTTTGTTTTGAGGAAACCGGGGATTTGTCGCCGGGAGGATAGACAGGAAAATGCCACAGGAACATCTGATTAA
- the thiD gene encoding bifunctional hydroxymethylpyrimidine kinase/phosphomethylpyrimidine kinase: MREKLPQVLTIAGSDPSGGAGIQADIKTIHANGAYALTVLTSVTAQNTVEVASALDLPLKIIEAQVKAIFDDFDVAAVKTGMLSSKGIVKRIALLLRNHKARNLVIDPVMISKSGYALLNPEAVQVIKSDLIPQAILVTPNIHEAETLTGMKIRKVREAEKAAQAIMKLGCGAVLIKGGHLMEAPGCDVLCDGRKTTLLEGEFIKTSNTHGTGCTYASAIATHLALGKPLIEAVREAKAYITEAIRHGLSLGHGHGPTDHFYFLKRPGS; this comes from the coding sequence ATGCGAGAAAAACTTCCGCAAGTTCTCACCATTGCCGGTTCCGATCCGAGCGGAGGGGCCGGAATTCAGGCGGATATCAAGACGATCCATGCCAATGGCGCCTATGCCCTGACCGTTCTGACATCAGTAACCGCCCAGAACACAGTGGAAGTAGCAAGCGCCCTCGACCTCCCCCTCAAAATCATTGAGGCTCAGGTGAAAGCAATTTTTGACGACTTCGATGTCGCTGCCGTCAAGACCGGCATGCTCTCTTCTAAGGGGATCGTGAAGCGGATCGCCCTTCTCTTAAGGAATCACAAGGCACGGAATTTGGTCATTGATCCCGTCATGATCTCCAAGAGCGGATACGCCCTTTTGAATCCGGAGGCCGTTCAAGTGATCAAGTCCGACCTTATCCCGCAAGCAATACTCGTGACACCGAACATTCATGAAGCGGAAACACTCACAGGAATGAAAATTAGAAAAGTCAGGGAGGCAGAAAAGGCAGCTCAGGCAATAATGAAACTTGGTTGTGGGGCCGTTTTGATCAAGGGAGGGCATCTCATGGAAGCACCTGGATGCGACGTTCTTTGTGATGGCAGAAAAACAACGCTCCTAGAGGGAGAATTTATCAAAACATCAAATACCCATGGGACCGGGTGTACCTACGCCTCGGCCATCGCAACCCATCTCGCACTGGGCAAACCCCTCATTGAGGCCGTCCGTGAGGCAAAGGCCTACATAACCGAGGCCATTCGTCATGGCCTTTCTCTCGGACATGGCCATGGTCCGACCGATCATTTCTATTTTTTAAAGCGCCCCGGTTCATGA